The proteins below are encoded in one region of Campylobacter rectus:
- the pepT gene encoding peptidase T codes for MDIVERFLRYTKINTTTNREAGAAGIMPSNPTEHDLAKLIESELKELGLQNIKRRENTITTAVLPSNSAKKLPSVAFFAHLDTSAEQKNDTKAQIVRYEGGDVTLNKELGITLKLSEFPELANYVGDDLIVTDGTSLLGADDKAAIAAIVNAAQFFIQNPQIEHGDVTFGFLPDEEQGLRGAKALDISEIKADFAYCLDCCGIGELIYQNWNAGDAVVTFIGQSAHPMNAKGKLVNSLLLAHKFISMLPGGEAPEYTDGVEGYYWVKELSGNSAKTVLKLDVREFNEAKYAQRMAFLQDLSDSFAKIYGAHRIQISLKDRYKNVFNYLEGGENSLPVVAAKQAYARLNIEPKVIPMRGGYDGAVISEKGVPCPNLFTGAHNFHSIYEYLPVKSLRAASNVVCEIVKIIAEK; via the coding sequence ATGGACATAGTCGAGAGATTTTTGCGCTACACGAAGATCAACACTACGACGAACCGCGAAGCGGGCGCGGCGGGCATCATGCCTTCAAACCCTACCGAGCACGATCTGGCAAAGCTGATAGAAAGCGAGTTAAAGGAGCTCGGCCTGCAAAATATAAAAAGGCGAGAAAACACCATAACTACGGCCGTTTTACCGTCAAATTCCGCTAAAAAGCTGCCCTCCGTGGCATTTTTTGCGCACCTTGATACGAGCGCGGAGCAAAAAAACGACACGAAAGCGCAAATCGTGCGCTACGAAGGCGGCGACGTCACGCTAAACAAAGAGCTAGGCATAACGCTCAAACTTAGCGAATTTCCCGAGCTTGCTAACTACGTCGGAGACGATCTCATCGTAACGGACGGCACCAGCTTGCTAGGCGCGGATGACAAGGCAGCGATCGCCGCCATCGTAAATGCCGCGCAGTTTTTCATACAAAACCCGCAAATAGAGCACGGCGACGTGACGTTTGGCTTTTTGCCCGACGAGGAGCAAGGCCTGCGCGGGGCCAAGGCGCTTGATATCTCAGAGATCAAGGCCGACTTTGCCTACTGTCTTGATTGTTGCGGCATAGGCGAGCTGATTTATCAAAACTGGAATGCCGGCGACGCGGTCGTGACCTTCATCGGGCAGTCCGCGCACCCGATGAACGCCAAGGGCAAGCTCGTAAATTCATTGCTACTCGCGCACAAATTTATCTCAATGCTACCGGGCGGCGAAGCACCCGAATACACCGACGGCGTCGAGGGCTACTACTGGGTGAAGGAGCTATCTGGCAACAGCGCAAAGACCGTGCTAAAGCTCGACGTTCGTGAATTTAACGAGGCAAAATACGCGCAGCGCATGGCGTTTTTACAGGATCTTTCCGACTCGTTTGCTAAAATTTACGGCGCGCACAGAATTCAAATCAGCCTAAAAGACCGCTACAAAAACGTATTTAACTACCTCGAGGGCGGCGAAAACAGCCTGCCCGTCGTCGCGGCAAAGCAGGCCTACGCTCGCCTAAACATAGAACCCAAAGTCATCCCGATGCGAGGCGGCTACGACGGCGCGGTCATCTCGGAAAAGGGCGTACCGTGTCCGAATCTCTTTACCGGCGCGCACAACTTTCACTCCATCTACGAGTACCTGCCGGTAAAATCGCTACGCGCGGCCAGCAACGTCGTCTGCGAGATCGTAAAAATCATAGCAGAGAAATAA
- a CDS encoding DUF6882 domain-containing protein: MRNLRYVSDFSDFHQVFSATLGKMAIVQNRFADIVGNLDWNVDFERCEIAFGDQIYKIRFIGSESNVSGTWLWGHANVNNFGEEATRFSAEVLRAGLEWGLQAFSEPSFELDETFNGHTLSIAACGAVGENLCYYGCRHDNGCAFVAITDAPTSLFESLGAHEFVKIASGCIQNHDVDHKIFIKSFLEFNGVKFDEKIEKGGFFKKGKDEIVAKFEKELLIKFDDKGRIAGFKYEF; encoded by the coding sequence ATGCGAAATTTACGCTACGTAAGCGATTTTTCAGACTTTCATCAGGTGTTTTCGGCGACGCTGGGCAAGATGGCGATCGTGCAAAACAGATTTGCGGATATCGTCGGCAACCTCGACTGGAACGTGGATTTTGAGCGATGCGAGATAGCTTTCGGCGATCAAATTTATAAGATCCGGTTTATCGGCAGCGAGTCAAACGTGAGCGGCACGTGGCTGTGGGGACACGCGAACGTAAATAACTTCGGCGAGGAGGCGACGCGGTTTTCGGCGGAGGTGTTGCGCGCAGGGCTGGAGTGGGGCTTGCAGGCTTTTAGCGAACCGAGCTTTGAGCTAGATGAAACCTTTAACGGACATACGCTATCTATCGCCGCGTGCGGAGCGGTGGGCGAAAATTTATGCTACTACGGTTGCAGGCACGATAACGGCTGCGCATTTGTGGCGATCACCGATGCGCCGACCTCTCTTTTTGAGTCTCTTGGCGCGCACGAGTTTGTTAAAATCGCAAGCGGCTGCATACAAAATCACGACGTCGATCATAAAATTTTCATCAAAAGCTTTTTGGAATTTAACGGAGTCAAATTTGATGAAAAGATCGAAAAGGGCGGATTTTTTAAGAAAGGCAAAGACGAGATCGTAGCTAAATTCGAAAAAGAGCTTTTGATCAAATTTGACGATAAGGGCAGGATAGCCGGGTTTAAATACGAATTTTAG
- a CDS encoding cation:dicarboxylate symporter family transporter — translation MNPSVSNAVKPQKPFLVRMLTSLAFWVVLGIVAGVAVGMLFPNLGIASKPGIDYFIKALKALIGPIIFLTIVSGIIGLESMKDLGTIGLKGFIYFEVVSTLALAVGIIFGETLKPGHDMHLDYTQLDASSVEKFTSQASNIDANSGVLAHTLHILRGAVPVDGIFPYVHLLDPFIKSNTLQVLFMAIVTAVAISFLKHDHKKKILKPLEIVQHWVLKLLTILMLFSPVAAFSAMAFLIGKFGINSLLGMLELLFIMAFASLFFIFVVLGTICYFAKVNIFKFMRFIAKEVLVVFATSSSETALAPLMQKLEAAGIHRGAVGLIIPTGYSFNLDCTNIYLSLSVIFLAQAFGIPLSIEHLIQILIILMVTSKGAVGVTGSGFIILAGTLAALPSAGIPVVTVAVLLGVDKFMSEMRAVGNLCGNAVGCLVISIWDKKVDMEKFRYALDHPDEFHFHS, via the coding sequence TTGAATCCAAGCGTTTCAAACGCGGTAAAACCGCAAAAACCTTTTCTCGTTAGAATGCTTACCAGCCTCGCGTTTTGGGTGGTTTTGGGCATCGTCGCAGGCGTCGCCGTAGGCATGCTCTTTCCAAATCTCGGCATTGCTAGCAAGCCCGGTATCGACTACTTTATCAAAGCCTTAAAGGCGCTCATCGGACCGATTATCTTTCTCACGATAGTCTCGGGTATCATCGGACTTGAGAGTATGAAAGATCTGGGCACCATCGGACTTAAGGGCTTTATTTATTTCGAAGTCGTTAGCACCTTGGCGCTTGCCGTGGGCATAATCTTTGGCGAGACGCTAAAGCCCGGCCACGATATGCACCTTGACTACACGCAGCTTGACGCCTCTAGCGTAGAAAAATTTACGAGCCAAGCCTCAAATATAGACGCAAATAGTGGAGTTTTAGCGCATACGCTTCATATTTTGCGCGGCGCGGTACCGGTTGACGGCATTTTCCCTTATGTGCATCTGCTTGATCCGTTTATCAAATCAAACACGCTTCAGGTGCTATTTATGGCGATCGTGACGGCCGTCGCGATTTCGTTTTTAAAGCACGATCATAAAAAGAAAATCCTAAAACCGCTTGAAATCGTTCAACACTGGGTGCTAAAGCTGCTTACGATTTTGATGCTATTTAGCCCCGTCGCGGCATTTTCCGCGATGGCGTTTTTGATCGGTAAATTCGGCATCAACTCGCTTTTAGGTATGCTTGAGCTGCTTTTCATTATGGCGTTTGCGAGCTTATTTTTTATTTTTGTGGTTTTGGGCACGATTTGTTATTTTGCTAAGGTCAATATCTTTAAATTTATGCGCTTCATCGCAAAAGAGGTTTTGGTCGTATTTGCGACGAGCTCCTCGGAGACCGCGCTAGCCCCGCTTATGCAAAAGCTCGAAGCCGCAGGCATCCACAGGGGCGCAGTCGGGCTCATCATACCGACGGGATATTCATTTAACCTTGACTGCACAAATATCTACCTCTCGCTTAGCGTCATCTTCCTAGCCCAAGCTTTCGGTATCCCGTTAAGCATAGAGCATCTGATACAAATCCTTATCATTTTGATGGTAACGAGCAAGGGCGCGGTGGGCGTCACGGGCTCGGGATTTATCATACTTGCGGGTACTTTGGCCGCGCTTCCAAGCGCCGGTATCCCGGTAGTCACCGTTGCGGTGCTGCTTGGCGTGGATAAATTTATGTCCGAGATGCGCGCGGTCGGAAACCTCTGCGGCAACGCCGTAGGCTGCCTAGTCATCTCGATCTGGGATAAAAAAGTGGATATGGAGAAATTCCGCTATGCGCTTGATCACCCGGACGAGTTTCATTTTCATTCGTAA
- a CDS encoding peptidylprolyl isomerase translates to MKNDELKIYDIDEAELAKLKFAVIRTEKGDMKLELYGDEAPQTVINFARLAKSGFYDGLNFHRVIPNFVIQGGCPDGTGTGGPGWRIKCECVGQKHKHKRGALSMAHAGRDTGGSQFFVCHSAQPHLDGVHTVFGQITDEQSLKTLDSVRQGDKINSVEILESL, encoded by the coding sequence ATGAAAAACGACGAACTAAAAATCTACGACATCGACGAGGCCGAGCTTGCCAAGCTCAAATTTGCCGTTATCCGCACCGAAAAAGGCGATATGAAGCTTGAGCTCTACGGCGACGAAGCTCCGCAAACGGTGATCAATTTCGCCAGACTAGCCAAAAGCGGCTTTTACGACGGGCTAAATTTCCACCGCGTGATCCCCAATTTCGTGATCCAGGGCGGCTGCCCGGACGGCACGGGCACCGGAGGTCCCGGCTGGCGCATAAAATGCGAGTGCGTAGGTCAAAAGCACAAGCACAAACGCGGAGCGCTATCTATGGCGCACGCGGGTCGCGATACGGGCGGTAGCCAGTTTTTCGTCTGTCACAGCGCGCAACCGCACCTTGACGGCGTGCATACGGTGTTTGGACAGATCACGGACGAGCAGAGCTTAAAGACGCTAGATAGCGTCAGGCAAGGCGACAAGATAAACTCGGTCGAAATTTTAGAGAGTCTGTAA
- a CDS encoding YebC/PmpR family DNA-binding transcriptional regulator, whose translation MGRAFEYRRAAKEARWDKMSKVFPKLAKAITVAAKEGGTEPDMNPKLRAAIAAAKAQNMPKDNIDAAIKRASGKDSADIKTIFYDGKGAHGVQIIVECATDNPTRTVANVKAIFSKNGGEILPSGSLNFMFARKSVFELEMPAKELDEIELELIDFGLTEIEEEDGVLYIYGDYASFGTLSEGIEKLGLEAKKASLQYIANSPVSLNEEQMSEVEKLLDKLEDDDDVQAVYTNIE comes from the coding sequence ATGGGACGAGCGTTTGAATATAGGCGCGCCGCGAAGGAAGCGCGCTGGGACAAGATGAGCAAGGTTTTTCCAAAACTCGCCAAAGCCATAACCGTGGCGGCTAAAGAGGGCGGCACAGAGCCCGATATGAACCCGAAGCTTCGCGCCGCGATAGCAGCGGCCAAGGCGCAAAATATGCCAAAAGATAACATTGACGCGGCGATAAAACGCGCCAGCGGCAAGGATAGCGCGGATATCAAGACTATCTTTTACGACGGCAAGGGCGCTCACGGCGTGCAGATCATCGTCGAGTGCGCTACCGACAACCCGACTCGCACGGTCGCAAACGTCAAGGCGATATTTAGCAAAAACGGCGGCGAAATTTTGCCTAGCGGAAGCTTAAATTTTATGTTCGCCAGAAAGAGCGTTTTCGAGCTTGAGATGCCCGCAAAGGAGCTTGACGAGATCGAGCTAGAGCTCATCGACTTCGGTCTAACCGAGATCGAGGAAGAAGACGGCGTGCTTTATATCTACGGAGATTACGCGAGCTTCGGCACGCTAAGCGAAGGTATCGAAAAACTGGGTCTAGAGGCTAAAAAAGCCAGCCTGCAATACATCGCAAATTCGCCCGTGAGCCTAAACGAAGAGCAAATGAGCGAGGTAGAAAAGCTACTCGATAAGCTCGAAGACGACGACGACGTGCAAGCGGTTTATACAAATATAGAATAG
- a CDS encoding GNAT family N-acetyltransferase yields the protein MLNLAMEDIAFTLSGVSDPVKSDEILHKFFRSEINRLSYNNVFVFKFDGEIAGAICAYDGGETRMLDEPIRSHLQTLGLSEFPQTECFADELYIDSLAVDERFRGRGIAKELIKFIFTLASKRNIKKVALIVDEKKPKTMAFYERLGFETDCEMIINSHKYYHMIKEIK from the coding sequence TTGTTAAATTTAGCTATGGAGGACATCGCTTTTACGCTTAGCGGCGTGAGCGACCCCGTTAAGAGCGATGAAATTTTGCATAAATTTTTTAGAAGCGAGATAAACCGCCTCAGCTACAACAATGTTTTTGTTTTCAAATTTGACGGCGAGATCGCGGGTGCGATTTGCGCTTACGACGGAGGCGAGACCCGGATGCTGGATGAGCCCATCAGGTCGCATTTGCAAACGCTCGGTTTAAGCGAATTTCCGCAGACGGAGTGCTTTGCGGACGAGCTATATATCGATAGTCTTGCCGTGGACGAGAGATTTCGCGGACGAGGCATCGCAAAAGAGCTGATCAAATTTATCTTTACTCTAGCCTCCAAGCGAAATATCAAGAAAGTAGCCCTCATCGTCGATGAAAAAAAGCCTAAAACAATGGCTTTTTACGAGCGTTTGGGCTTTGAGACCGACTGCGAAATGATCATAAATTCTCACAAATACTACCATATGATAAAGGAGATAAAATGA
- a CDS encoding heavy-metal-associated domain-containing protein: MTKFKVANIHCENCANTIKNALEGDYGEIKVDLGVEPRVVSVNLDGKDEAKFKEELDDLGFSVIEKI; this comes from the coding sequence ATGACTAAATTTAAGGTTGCTAATATCCACTGCGAAAACTGTGCAAATACCATAAAAAACGCTCTTGAGGGTGATTACGGCGAGATAAAGGTAGATCTTGGCGTAGAACCAAGGGTCGTGAGCGTAAATTTAGACGGTAAAGACGAGGCGAAATTTAAAGAGGAGCTGGATGATTTGGGCTTTAGCGTCATAGAGAAAATTTGA
- a CDS encoding heavy metal translocating P-type ATPase — translation MQNIKLNIAGMTCVNCSNAIERVTKKIAGVLDAKVSFANGSGEFIVENAEVQAAIEEKIKKLGYGVAKDLAEFEAKREKHILNLRRNFLAAAAISAVIMALEMSEQPSTAKSAIMLALAFIAITTCGRGFFIHAYGALKNKNFDMNVLVALGTSTAFAYSLGVFVAGERLPENMRYLYVSGAAMITAFVLLGKFLEERSKARAGDYIKSLMDMSPKTALVLQKDGSALEVDAASLKIGDITVVKSGYAVPCDGVVINGGAEIDASMLTGESLPVYKKQGDEVNAGTINLNGYINVKVTKLANQTLLSQILELLSDASSKKMPISRFADRVANIFVPSVIAIAVVTFCAWFALTGNALQGVLSAVCVLIISCPCALGLATPIAIVSSLSLGAKNGILIKNPEVLEVLGSVKYAVFDKTGTLTKGEISVNFTDINDENLAKIAALEAKSSHPISAAIVRYANELGLKILGDEKGFENIAGRGVKSEDDSVIAGNEAFLSELGVEISAQAKEQIAKAQNEGNGVVLAAVDKIYVGFIALSDTVKEDAAQAMQSLKEAGVTPVMLTGDNAFTAKNVAGKLGVEKVFADMLPNEKFETIKRLQEEGGVLFVGDGINDAAPLKQANAGIAMSSGADIAKEAGDVVLVKNDLKSAVATINLAKETMKTIRQNLFWAFVYNAVCIPVAAGVLAPLGLMLTPVYGAAAMCFSSVTVVLNSIRLRFKQI, via the coding sequence ATGCAAAATATCAAACTAAACATCGCCGGTATGACCTGCGTAAACTGCTCAAACGCCATCGAGCGCGTAACCAAAAAGATCGCGGGCGTGCTCGATGCCAAGGTCAGCTTCGCAAACGGCTCGGGCGAATTTATTGTCGAAAACGCCGAAGTGCAAGCCGCGATAGAAGAAAAAATAAAAAAGCTAGGCTACGGCGTAGCAAAGGATTTGGCGGAATTTGAAGCCAAGCGCGAGAAACATATTTTAAATTTACGCCGAAATTTCCTAGCCGCCGCCGCTATTAGCGCGGTTATTATGGCGCTTGAGATGAGCGAGCAGCCAAGCACCGCAAAATCAGCCATCATGCTAGCGCTTGCCTTTATCGCGATAACTACGTGCGGACGGGGCTTTTTCATCCATGCTTACGGCGCGCTGAAAAATAAAAATTTCGATATGAATGTACTCGTAGCGCTGGGCACTAGCACGGCGTTTGCGTATTCGCTGGGCGTTTTTGTCGCGGGCGAGCGCCTGCCTGAAAATATGCGCTACCTCTACGTCTCCGGCGCGGCGATGATAACGGCTTTCGTGCTGCTGGGTAAATTTTTAGAAGAGCGCTCAAAAGCCCGCGCTGGCGATTATATAAAATCGCTTATGGATATGTCGCCAAAGACCGCCCTCGTGCTACAAAAAGACGGCAGCGCGCTGGAAGTGGATGCCGCAAGCCTAAAAATAGGCGATATCACGGTCGTAAAGAGCGGCTACGCGGTGCCTTGCGACGGGGTTGTGATAAACGGCGGCGCAGAGATCGACGCCTCGATGCTAACGGGCGAGAGCCTGCCCGTCTATAAAAAACAAGGCGACGAGGTCAATGCCGGAACGATAAATTTAAACGGCTACATCAACGTAAAGGTTACTAAACTCGCTAATCAAACGCTTTTGTCGCAAATTTTAGAGCTCTTAAGCGACGCGTCGAGCAAAAAGATGCCCATCAGCCGCTTTGCCGACCGCGTGGCAAATATCTTCGTGCCTAGCGTGATAGCTATCGCCGTCGTTACGTTTTGCGCGTGGTTTGCGCTTACGGGAAATGCGCTACAAGGCGTGCTAAGCGCGGTTTGCGTGCTCATTATCTCGTGTCCTTGCGCGCTGGGGCTCGCTACCCCGATAGCTATCGTCTCCTCGCTATCTCTGGGCGCTAAAAACGGAATCCTGATCAAAAATCCCGAAGTCTTGGAGGTTCTTGGCAGCGTGAAATACGCGGTATTTGATAAAACCGGAACGCTAACCAAGGGCGAAATTTCGGTAAATTTTACCGATATAAACGATGAAAATTTAGCCAAAATCGCCGCGCTAGAGGCCAAAAGCTCACATCCGATATCGGCCGCGATCGTTAGATACGCAAACGAGCTCGGGCTAAAAATTTTAGGCGATGAAAAGGGCTTTGAAAATATCGCCGGACGCGGCGTAAAGAGCGAGGACGATAGCGTGATAGCGGGCAACGAGGCCTTTTTAAGCGAGCTTGGCGTAGAGATAAGCGCGCAGGCTAAAGAGCAAATCGCCAAAGCGCAAAACGAAGGAAATGGCGTAGTGCTAGCGGCCGTGGATAAAATTTACGTAGGATTTATAGCGCTTAGCGACACGGTAAAAGAGGACGCCGCGCAGGCTATGCAAAGCCTAAAAGAGGCCGGCGTAACGCCCGTAATGCTAACCGGAGATAACGCCTTCACCGCTAAAAACGTGGCGGGTAAGCTAGGCGTAGAGAAGGTCTTTGCCGATATGTTGCCTAATGAAAAATTTGAAACCATAAAACGCCTGCAAGAAGAGGGCGGAGTGCTGTTTGTCGGCGACGGTATCAACGACGCCGCACCGCTAAAACAAGCAAATGCCGGCATCGCGATGAGTAGCGGCGCGGACATCGCAAAAGAGGCCGGCGACGTAGTGCTGGTAAAAAACGACCTAAAAAGCGCGGTAGCTACGATAAATTTGGCCAAAGAGACGATGAAAACGATAAGGCAAAATTTGTTTTGGGCGTTTGTTTATAACGCCGTTTGTATCCCCGTCGCTGCGGGAGTTTTGGCGCCGTTAGGACTCATGCTCACGCCCGTTTACGGGGCTGCGGCGATGTGCTTTAGCTCGGTCACGGTCGTGTTAAATTCGATCAGATTACGATTTAAGCAAATCTAA
- the lgt gene encoding prolipoprotein diacylglyceryl transferase codes for MSWWNDFYLNFDPVAFELFGIKVHWYGIMYVLALLVALGMAKFIVKRDNMQISNSLLDNYFFWVEIGVILGARLGYIVIYDPNTSYYLAYPWQIFNPFHNGEFVGIRGMSYHGAVVGFLIATWAFCRKFKQNLWRLLDLVALSIPLGYFFGRIGNFLNQELFGRITDVSWAINVAGQMRHPSQIYEAVLEGLVVFVIIFVYRKFKKFDGELIALYAILYTFARFICEFFREPDTGIGFVFLNFSMGQILSFAMFLFGICVYIILSKKYVKI; via the coding sequence ATGAGTTGGTGGAACGATTTTTATCTAAATTTCGACCCCGTCGCGTTTGAGCTATTTGGCATAAAAGTGCACTGGTACGGGATAATGTACGTCCTAGCGCTACTCGTGGCGCTCGGCATGGCTAAATTTATCGTCAAGCGCGATAATATGCAAATTTCAAATTCGCTGCTTGATAATTATTTCTTTTGGGTGGAAATCGGCGTGATACTGGGCGCGAGGCTCGGCTATATCGTTATTTACGATCCAAATACGAGCTACTATCTCGCGTATCCTTGGCAGATTTTTAATCCCTTTCATAACGGCGAATTCGTCGGTATTCGCGGTATGAGCTATCACGGCGCGGTGGTCGGGTTTTTGATAGCGACGTGGGCCTTTTGCCGTAAATTTAAGCAAAATTTGTGGCGGCTTTTGGACCTCGTCGCGCTTAGCATTCCGCTTGGATATTTTTTCGGTCGTATAGGAAATTTTTTAAACCAAGAGTTGTTCGGTCGTATCACGGACGTCTCATGGGCGATCAACGTCGCGGGACAGATGCGTCATCCGTCGCAAATTTACGAAGCCGTTTTAGAGGGGCTAGTAGTTTTTGTCATTATTTTTGTTTATAGAAAATTTAAAAAATTTGACGGCGAGCTCATCGCGCTTTACGCCATACTTTATACTTTTGCTAGATTTATTTGCGAATTTTTCCGCGAGCCCGACACGGGAATAGGCTTTGTCTTTTTAAATTTTTCTATGGGGCAAATTTTATCCTTTGCTATGTTTTTATTTGGGATTTGTGTTTATATTATATTAAGTAAAAAATATGTAAAAATTTAA
- a CDS encoding fumarate reductase cytochrome b subunit, translating into MSGLIEGFLGRQADTKKSRTPAVWDRWQSITGLILACFILCHMVFTSTILFGKGAFNAVVGFAEAKFLFGEATWWITNAIAAVIFAIFITHAFLAMRKFPANYRQYIMFRGHKDRMKHLDTTLWWFQFLTGFALFFAASAHLVDIIFGGHVTADKSIMAFHRLEIFYFALLVFMVVHAGVGMYRLYVKWVSIDGVNKEEMLAKRNKAKTIIFAVFGVLAIIALISDFVWISYEVAGH; encoded by the coding sequence ATGAGTGGGCTAATCGAGGGCTTCTTGGGTAGGCAAGCGGATACGAAAAAAAGTCGTACCCCTGCCGTTTGGGACAGATGGCAAAGTATAACGGGACTGATTCTTGCCTGTTTTATTTTGTGTCATATGGTATTTACCTCTACCATTTTGTTCGGTAAGGGCGCATTTAACGCCGTTGTGGGTTTTGCCGAGGCTAAATTTTTATTTGGCGAGGCTACATGGTGGATAACAAACGCTATCGCGGCCGTGATATTTGCGATATTTATCACTCACGCGTTTTTGGCGATGAGAAAATTTCCTGCAAACTACAGACAATACATTATGTTTAGAGGCCACAAAGACCGCATGAAGCATCTTGATACTACGCTTTGGTGGTTTCAGTTCTTGACCGGTTTCGCACTATTTTTTGCTGCTAGCGCGCACTTGGTGGATATAATATTTGGCGGACATGTCACTGCGGATAAATCTATCATGGCTTTTCATCGCTTAGAGATTTTCTACTTTGCGCTGCTTGTATTTATGGTTGTTCATGCGGGCGTCGGGATGTATCGCCTATACGTAAAATGGGTGAGCATCGACGGCGTGAATAAAGAGGAGATGCTGGCGAAAAGAAATAAAGCCAAAACGATTATATTCGCTGTTTTCGGAGTGCTTGCGATTATCGCGCTAATCTCTGATTTCGTGTGGATCAGCTACGAAGTCGCAGGTCACTAG